In a single window of the Haloplasma contractile SSD-17B genome:
- a CDS encoding nitroreductase family protein, whose amino-acid sequence MATDFLKAIKERRSYYEIGDQKDVSEERIEEIIEEAVLHTPSAFNSQSARVVVLFNDHHKKLWDLTKETLREIIPKNDYGSTEVKINTSFRSGYCTVLFFEDVEVIESLQDKYDLYKDKFPLWSMQSNGMLQHVVWTALEDEGLGASLQHYNPLIDEKVKEEWEIPDHWTLMAQMPVGSKEGKPGEKEFESIDQRLKVFE is encoded by the coding sequence ATCGCTACGGATTTTTTAAAAGCTATTAAAGAAAGACGTAGTTATTATGAAATTGGAGATCAGAAAGATGTGAGTGAGGAACGTATTGAAGAAATTATTGAAGAAGCTGTTTTACATACTCCATCTGCCTTCAATTCACAAAGTGCAAGAGTTGTTGTATTGTTTAATGACCATCATAAAAAACTATGGGACCTTACAAAAGAAACCCTACGTGAGATTATTCCAAAAAATGATTACGGTTCAACTGAAGTAAAAATAAACACTTCATTTAGAAGTGGGTATTGTACCGTACTATTCTTTGAAGACGTAGAAGTCATCGAATCTCTACAAGACAAATATGACTTATACAAGGATAAATTTCCACTTTGGTCAATGCAGTCAAATGGAATGCTACAACATGTAGTCTGGACTGCCCTAGAAGATGAAGGACTTGGTGCCTCATTACAACATTATAATCCTTTGATTGATGAAAAAGTTAAAGAAGAATGGGAAATCCCTGATCACTGGACTTTAATGGCTCAGATGCCAGTTGGTAGTAAAGAAGGTAAACCAGGTGAAAAGGAATTTGAATCAATTGATCAGCGACTTAAAGTATTTGAATAA
- a CDS encoding GRAM domain-containing protein: MMNVNDSNFKFFIRTFLLSGIPFGSIMSIFYMISDGFFDGIGRGILGGIFFGFLMALFNLRQRKKFKNYIEDVLDTETVIYDGEASSLKRFEAVGGWLFLTSDSLLFKSHKLNIQTHETEIDIREIATVTTGKTLKIVPNKLIIEKIDGKTLKFTVNNRKVWVEKISELIN, translated from the coding sequence ATGATGAATGTGAATGACAGTAACTTCAAGTTTTTTATAAGAACCTTTTTATTATCCGGTATACCATTTGGTAGTATAATGTCAATATTTTATATGATTAGTGATGGATTCTTTGATGGAATCGGTAGAGGTATATTAGGTGGTATATTTTTTGGTTTTTTAATGGCATTGTTCAATCTTCGTCAAAGAAAGAAATTTAAGAACTATATTGAGGATGTTTTAGACACTGAAACTGTAATCTATGACGGAGAAGCAAGTTCCTTAAAACGGTTTGAGGCTGTTGGAGGTTGGTTGTTTTTAACATCTGACTCATTATTATTTAAATCGCACAAACTAAACATTCAAACACATGAAACTGAAATCGATATTAGAGAAATCGCAACGGTTACTACAGGAAAAACATTAAAAATAGTACCGAATAAACTAATAATCGAAAAAATCGATGGCAAAACCCTAAAGTTTACAGTCAATAACCGCAAGGTGTGGGTTGAAAAAATCTCAGAACTTATAAACTAA
- a CDS encoding DEAD/DEAH box helicase family protein, with protein MKDFKNVSFHGEFRTYQQNVLDNVTEYLDDRKVHIVAAPGSGKTILGLELIRRLDAPALIFSPSITIRQQWGERFEEKFIDQDQHIDDYVSYDLTKIKLLTSVTYQGLHAALNKQIDDERDEELYEDEQAIDYTTLDLIKTVKEHKIKTICLDEAHHLRTEWQRSLELFLKQLGNDITVISLTATPPYDSSTAEWQRYTSLCGEIDEEIFIPELVSQGTLCPHQDYIYFNYPTEPEIETIKDYKETVFKTINEIVNGDSFQTLMDHLFKTYKEQTELILENPKEYIALLTVAKFKGMTIPKKLVKLVSPSGRLPLRFKLTFAEIAFQYIIDNPALFTKERSTDIKKQLKSSGLIERKKVKLKLNNKLKRLLISSSGKLNSIAEIAKSEAASLKGDLRMLVLTDYIKKDMMPYIATGNMPNTMGIVSIYERIRLEVGNEVKIGVLSGSLIIVPNSVIEQIKTYANEDGIDLSVKPIPNTDYSEIRFKGSNKHKVKIMTKVFEQGSINILIGTKSLLGEGWDSPCINSLILASFVGSFMLSNQMRGRAIRVDRHNPDKTANIWHLATIEPTYMFTDSLAEKLYAMTIEEKDEIVSEDFDTLKRRFNGFLGPSYNGETIESGIDRIDIIKPPFNRNGIKQINHNMLTLANNRMKMVDKWNKTLHGTVHPVIMETSEIPPKVLPKKFIFINLLNETLLSMVLITLIRGLLRAPITTDSFFNTIIYLTFISVVIYLMTIGYYKLLKYISPKKTIKTLGNCILSTLKDIGEISTIESKVLIESDSHDTMIQCILDRATRHEKRVFASAMKELLSSIDNPRYLLIKKGLLRLNYDHSFACPSIIGVKKKNASIFKEYLQKTSGKIELAYTRNQAGRKHLLKCRRHSYINRNETLVYNKKMVGKWE; from the coding sequence ATGAAAGATTTCAAAAACGTATCATTCCACGGTGAATTTAGAACGTATCAGCAAAATGTACTAGACAATGTTACCGAATACTTAGATGACCGTAAAGTACATATAGTGGCTGCACCAGGAAGCGGGAAAACCATATTGGGATTAGAATTAATAAGACGACTCGATGCACCTGCGCTTATCTTTTCACCGTCGATTACGATCCGTCAACAATGGGGAGAACGATTTGAAGAAAAGTTTATTGATCAGGACCAACATATAGACGACTATGTTTCCTATGACTTAACGAAGATCAAGTTACTAACATCGGTCACCTATCAAGGCTTACATGCTGCACTGAATAAACAAATTGATGATGAACGTGATGAGGAATTATATGAAGATGAACAAGCGATTGATTATACTACGCTCGATCTAATTAAAACAGTAAAGGAACATAAAATCAAAACCATTTGTTTAGATGAAGCGCATCATTTAAGAACTGAGTGGCAACGGTCTTTAGAACTCTTTTTAAAACAACTAGGCAATGACATAACCGTCATTTCATTAACAGCAACTCCTCCATACGATAGTTCAACAGCTGAATGGCAACGTTATACATCACTATGTGGAGAAATCGATGAGGAGATATTTATACCAGAACTCGTTTCACAAGGGACACTATGCCCGCATCAAGATTATATCTATTTTAACTACCCAACGGAACCTGAAATCGAAACAATAAAAGACTATAAAGAGACCGTATTCAAGACGATTAATGAGATTGTAAATGGCGACTCATTCCAGACATTAATGGATCATCTCTTTAAAACGTATAAAGAACAAACTGAACTGATTTTAGAAAACCCTAAAGAGTATATCGCATTACTAACAGTGGCCAAATTCAAAGGAATGACAATCCCTAAGAAGCTAGTTAAACTGGTATCACCTAGTGGCAGGTTGCCTTTAAGGTTTAAGCTAACCTTTGCAGAGATTGCATTCCAATACATTATCGACAACCCAGCACTATTTACAAAAGAGAGATCAACTGATATTAAGAAGCAATTAAAATCAAGTGGTTTAATAGAACGGAAGAAAGTGAAACTGAAATTAAATAATAAATTAAAACGGCTACTAATATCATCATCAGGTAAATTAAATAGCATCGCAGAAATTGCTAAATCAGAAGCTGCCTCATTAAAAGGTGACTTACGAATGCTAGTATTAACGGATTATATAAAAAAGGATATGATGCCATACATTGCAACAGGAAACATGCCAAATACAATGGGGATTGTCAGTATCTATGAGCGTATACGTTTAGAAGTAGGAAACGAGGTAAAAATAGGGGTCTTATCCGGTTCATTGATCATCGTACCAAACAGTGTAATCGAGCAAATTAAAACATATGCGAATGAAGACGGAATCGACTTATCCGTAAAACCAATACCAAATACCGATTACAGTGAAATCAGGTTTAAGGGTTCGAATAAACATAAAGTAAAAATCATGACAAAAGTATTTGAACAGGGATCAATCAATATCCTAATCGGTACCAAGTCGCTACTTGGAGAAGGCTGGGACTCACCATGTATCAATAGCTTAATACTAGCAAGCTTTGTAGGGAGTTTTATGCTATCGAACCAAATGCGTGGACGAGCTATCCGCGTTGACAGGCACAATCCAGATAAAACAGCAAACATCTGGCATTTAGCAACAATCGAGCCTACCTATATGTTTACCGATTCCTTAGCTGAAAAACTATACGCAATGACCATCGAAGAAAAAGATGAAATCGTATCGGAAGACTTTGATACGCTTAAGAGACGCTTTAATGGCTTTCTAGGACCAAGCTACAATGGTGAGACAATCGAAAGTGGCATCGATCGTATTGATATTATAAAACCACCTTTTAACCGAAATGGAATTAAACAGATCAACCATAATATGCTGACATTAGCAAACAATCGCATGAAAATGGTAGACAAGTGGAATAAGACCTTACATGGAACCGTACACCCAGTCATTATGGAAACAAGTGAAATTCCTCCAAAAGTACTACCTAAGAAATTTATATTTATTAATCTACTAAACGAAACCTTACTAAGCATGGTGTTAATTACGTTAATAAGGGGACTTTTAAGAGCACCCATCACCACTGATTCATTTTTTAACACGATCATATATCTTACTTTCATATCGGTAGTCATCTACTTAATGACGATTGGATATTATAAACTACTAAAATACATATCACCAAAGAAGACAATTAAAACACTAGGAAATTGTATCTTATCTACATTAAAGGACATTGGTGAAATAAGTACAATCGAATCAAAAGTGCTCATAGAATCTGACTCACACGACACGATGATTCAATGTATTTTAGACAGGGCAACGCGCCACGAAAAACGAGTCTTTGCTAGTGCCATGAAAGAACTCCTATCCTCAATCGACAATCCTAGATACCTGTTAATTAAAAAAGGACTCCTAAGATTAAACTACGACCACAGCTTTGCCTGCCCTAGTATCATAGGAGTCAAAAAAAAGAATGCAAGCATATTTAAAGAGTACTTACAAAAGACCAGTGGAAAAATAGAACTAGCCTATACCCGTAACCAAGCTGGCAGAAAGCACCTACTAAAATGCAGAAGACACTCCTACATCAACCGAAATGAAACCCTAGTATATAATAAAAAGATGGTTGGGAAGTGGGAGTAG
- a CDS encoding recombinase family protein, producing the protein MKKAFAYCRYSSDHQRNESIDAQLRAIRKYADNNDILIVQTYIDEARSATTDNRPDFLRMFEDIEKVEVDTVLVHKLDRFSRDKYDSAIYKKKLKEKNITLFSITEQLGDNPEDIILESLLEGMSQYYIANLSRETMKGLMENAHRGLHNGGTPPLGYDVDPETKKYIINETEAQAVRLIFELYIKGMGYVKLCDELNKRGFTTKTGRAFRKNSFESILQNEKYKGTYVYNKTLQKVNGKRNNRIKKKDDEIIRVDGVIPAIISKDTWNEARKRKELNKHTTNHKKQNYLLNGLIYCGKCDSKLVGNSRTAGRNKTRYVTYDCYKRRQTKQCDLKSVNKEFIEKQVVKEIEKMLLDKDFLKSRMDEIKSSNNQKQKKIQSEIKALEHNLSKINRETENIIIVIKQGLFNDQLNLELKKLEESKEEIFMKIDELNAKLKEIITEDKIEDVINSYADNLNHIKALREQQQHLSTRKVKNENYLNNNPGIIELDGKKVRSLHYLQRTIDNMQIGKQSEVIEHEKKSTLEQVDFIKQNYIKDFYDFISLEDKAQLIREFVNKVVINEEYADVYFDIVHKNGGDGGSRTRVREFILIKYNN; encoded by the coding sequence ATGAAAAAAGCTTTTGCTTATTGTCGTTATAGTAGTGATCATCAAAGAAATGAAAGTATCGATGCACAATTACGTGCTATACGTAAATATGCTGATAATAATGATATCCTTATTGTTCAAACATATATTGATGAAGCAAGGAGTGCTACAACTGATAACCGTCCTGATTTTCTTAGAATGTTTGAAGACATTGAAAAAGTAGAAGTCGACACAGTGCTAGTTCACAAATTAGATCGCTTCTCTAGAGATAAATACGATAGTGCCATTTATAAGAAAAAACTTAAAGAGAAAAACATTACATTATTCTCTATTACTGAACAGCTCGGTGACAACCCAGAGGATATTATATTAGAAAGTTTGTTAGAAGGGATGTCCCAATACTACATTGCAAATCTATCTCGTGAGACAATGAAAGGCTTAATGGAGAATGCTCATAGGGGATTACATAATGGAGGTACTCCACCTCTTGGATATGATGTTGACCCAGAAACAAAAAAGTATATAATCAATGAGACAGAAGCTCAAGCAGTGCGATTAATTTTTGAACTCTATATTAAGGGCATGGGATACGTTAAACTCTGTGATGAGTTAAATAAGCGTGGTTTTACAACCAAGACAGGACGTGCATTCAGAAAGAACAGTTTTGAATCTATCCTACAGAATGAAAAGTATAAAGGAACGTACGTGTACAATAAGACACTTCAGAAGGTGAATGGTAAGCGTAATAATCGTATTAAAAAGAAAGACGATGAAATCATAAGAGTTGACGGTGTTATACCGGCGATCATATCAAAGGATACATGGAACGAAGCTCGTAAGCGTAAAGAATTAAATAAACATACCACTAATCATAAAAAGCAAAATTACCTGCTAAATGGATTAATTTACTGTGGTAAATGCGACTCTAAATTAGTTGGAAATAGTAGAACTGCAGGTCGTAACAAAACGAGATACGTTACATATGACTGCTATAAAAGGAGGCAAACTAAACAATGCGACCTAAAATCTGTTAACAAAGAGTTTATTGAAAAGCAAGTCGTCAAGGAAATAGAAAAGATGTTACTTGATAAAGATTTTCTAAAGTCTCGTATGGATGAGATTAAGAGTAGTAACAATCAAAAACAAAAGAAAATTCAATCTGAGATTAAAGCATTAGAACATAACCTCTCAAAAATTAATCGAGAAACAGAAAATATTATCATTGTAATTAAACAAGGGCTATTTAATGATCAATTGAATTTGGAACTTAAAAAGTTAGAAGAATCGAAAGAAGAGATCTTTATGAAAATCGATGAATTAAATGCTAAGTTAAAAGAAATTATCACCGAAGATAAGATTGAAGATGTCATTAATTCGTATGCAGATAACCTAAATCATATTAAGGCGCTACGTGAACAGCAACAGCATTTATCTACTAGAAAGGTTAAAAATGAGAATTATTTAAATAATAATCCAGGTATTATAGAACTCGATGGAAAAAAGGTTCGCTCGTTACACTATTTACAAAGAACAATTGACAACATGCAAATAGGTAAACAATCAGAAGTCATTGAACATGAAAAAAAGTCAACTCTAGAACAAGTTGACTTCATTAAACAAAATTATATTAAAGACTTTTATGACTTTATATCATTAGAAGATAAAGCTCAGCTAATTCGTGAATTCGTCAATAAAGTAGTTATTAACGAAGAATATGCTGATGTTTACTTCGATATTGTGCATAAGAATGGTGGAGATGGAGGGAGTCGAACCCGCGTCCGAGAATTCATACTTATAAAATATAATAACTAA
- a CDS encoding RNA-guided endonuclease InsQ/TnpB family protein, which yields MKSQFKVATELHDDMMIDLFRSIHSYEQKLMDGLTKHFTMAYRNPLSKSPMKYIISDVTKKFQTYFHNVKQEPSCKPPNLNVYELNTLISKNFRFDTNSDKQLTPEALTYVENLKDNAFIKPPLCLKPNKKSAQLVFNKSYFTIFKQTIYFSNEADVFHNPLPFKVPLPFHLTFRDIHQIRISLELNQFKVYFLYNINLEHKSSEVDNNNFLAIDIGLKNFCTMVNNVNNQAIIIDGKPIKAYYHNFNYKVRNYKKKLKRLHQDTSTKKLANLYNKRKAFTTNYLHQVSSYIIKYCKKNNIKKIIFGYNKGMKEQLYKTTSKKGIFFQIPYSKLVNYLSYKCKLNHIEFIIQEESYTSKCDSLALEPLNFKKDYKGERVTRGLYKSSTGKLINADVNAAINIARKAIGKSLDPWVKELASSGVMSMPLRISV from the coding sequence TTGAAATCTCAATTTAAAGTTGCCACAGAACTTCACGATGATATGATGATCGATCTTTTTCGATCAATACATTCTTATGAGCAAAAACTAATGGATGGTCTAACGAAACACTTTACAATGGCATATAGAAATCCACTTTCCAAATCTCCAATGAAATATATCATCTCCGATGTAACAAAAAAATTTCAAACCTACTTTCATAACGTAAAACAAGAACCGAGTTGTAAACCTCCAAATCTAAATGTTTATGAACTAAATACATTAATTTCAAAAAACTTTAGGTTTGATACTAACTCTGATAAACAATTAACACCAGAGGCATTAACCTATGTAGAGAATTTAAAAGACAATGCCTTTATAAAACCACCCCTATGTTTGAAACCAAATAAAAAGTCTGCCCAATTAGTATTTAACAAGTCATACTTTACGATTTTTAAACAAACTATATATTTTTCTAACGAAGCTGATGTTTTCCATAACCCTCTTCCATTCAAAGTTCCTCTTCCATTTCATTTAACGTTTAGAGACATTCATCAGATTCGAATTTCATTAGAGCTCAATCAATTTAAAGTTTATTTTCTATATAACATAAATCTAGAACACAAGTCTTCAGAAGTTGATAATAATAACTTCCTAGCAATTGATATAGGACTAAAGAACTTTTGTACGATGGTAAACAACGTCAATAATCAAGCAATCATAATAGATGGAAAGCCTATTAAGGCATACTACCACAATTTCAATTACAAAGTCAGAAATTATAAGAAGAAGTTAAAAAGACTTCACCAAGATACGAGCACAAAGAAATTAGCTAATCTATACAATAAGCGGAAAGCATTCACCACGAATTATCTACACCAAGTTAGTAGTTATATAATCAAATACTGTAAAAAAAACAACATAAAGAAAATTATTTTTGGATACAACAAAGGGATGAAAGAACAGTTGTATAAGACAACTTCTAAAAAAGGAATATTCTTTCAAATTCCATATTCAAAACTTGTTAATTACCTCAGTTATAAGTGTAAGTTAAATCATATTGAATTTATCATTCAAGAAGAGTCCTACACCTCTAAATGTGATAGTTTAGCATTAGAACCCTTAAATTTTAAAAAAGATTATAAGGGAGAACGCGTAACACGAGGTTTGTATAAATCATCTACTGGTAAGTTGATTAATGCAGATGTGAATGCTGCCATTAATATAGCAAGAAAAGCTATCGGTAAATCTCTTGATCCCTGGGTAAAAGAATTAGCTAGTTCTGGCGTTATGAGTATGCCACTAAGAATTTCTGTATAA
- a CDS encoding helix-turn-helix domain-containing protein has translation MIEKRLRSLRKEHGYTIKELAKLLSLSESVISLYENGKRQPSYDILIKLTKLYSVTADYLLGIDGNSAEETVTTKKEVIDQTIELILKPPFTLTSDDIKQIRNFVLFIKSQKNE, from the coding sequence ATGATTGAAAAGCGATTGAGATCATTAAGAAAAGAACATGGTTATACAATAAAAGAATTAGCTAAGCTATTATCATTAAGTGAAAGTGTTATATCATTATATGAAAATGGGAAACGACAACCAAGTTATGATATATTAATCAAACTAACTAAATTATATTCTGTAACTGCTGATTATCTATTGGGGATTGATGGTAATTCTGCTGAGGAAACAGTTACAACAAAAAAAGAGGTTATCGATCAAACAATTGAACTGATCTTAAAACCACCCTTTACACTAACCAGTGATGACATAAAACAAATAAGAAATTTTGTATTGTTTATTAAGAGTCAAAAAAACGAATAA